One genomic segment of bacterium includes these proteins:
- a CDS encoding HAMP domain-containing histidine kinase: protein EGREDGRIEVAARLDASSRPVLRVCDNGPGILEEVKPKVFIPFFTTKPGGSGIGLNLARQIMRLHRGSISVRSRPDEETCFTLKF, encoded by the coding sequence TGAGGGGCGCGAGGACGGGCGGATCGAGGTGGCGGCGCGGCTGGATGCGAGCAGCCGGCCGGTGCTGCGTGTCTGCGACAACGGCCCCGGGATACTGGAAGAGGTCAAGCCGAAAGTCTTCATCCCCTTTTTCACCACCAAGCCGGGCGGCTCCGGGATCGGCCTCAACCTGGCGCGCCAGATCATGCGTCTGCACCGGGGATCGATCAGCGTGCGGTCGCGGCCGGACGAGGAAACTTGTTTCACCCTGAAATTCTGA
- a CDS encoding bacteriohemerythrin, with product MPLIDWDDSYSVSVTELDNQHKQLVAMINQLHQAMLTGQNKQALTSILAGLTSYANTHFSNEEKYFDKFGYLGTATHKFEHQNFVKKVKDFQQQFESGKTMLSLEVMEFLKNWLLNHIKVQDKKYSKCFNDNGLK from the coding sequence ATGCCGTTGATCGATTGGGATGACAGCTACAGTGTGAGCGTGACCGAGCTGGACAACCAGCACAAGCAGCTCGTGGCTATGATCAACCAGTTGCACCAGGCCATGCTGACCGGCCAGAACAAGCAGGCCCTCACTTCCATTCTGGCCGGGCTGACCTCGTATGCGAACACGCATTTCTCGAACGAGGAAAAGTATTTCGACAAGTTCGGCTACCTCGGCACGGCCACGCACAAGTTCGAGCACCAGAACTTCGTAAAGAAGGTCAAGGATTTCCAGCAGCAGTTCGAATCCGGCAAGACCATGCTCTCGCTGGAGGTGATGGAGTTTCTCAAGAACTGGCTGCTCAACCACATCAAGGTGCAGGACAAGAAATATTCGAAGTGTTTTAACGACAACGGGCTGAAATAG
- a CDS encoding chemotaxis protein CheW → MAPIEDDETLRLYIEESQEHLNGIENDLLKIEADGAEIDLDLVNKVFRAVHSIKGGAGFLGLVQIKELAHALENILNLIRKKELLPESEVMNVMLEAFDQLTQMVDSALTSNEVEIATIIERLQRALSREPVPAPEEKNLLFRGPGGEELFQLSAQELKNAQRGGKALYLLCYDVALDLEARGKSAEGEALGIESAGTLLARLVREDQDGRRVLYALYATVLETFFMDELTGLAAGKIFLYDEHLQLKDIPKEDFKESSFPDELPDELPSAAAPAPEPPVVESRVQPAPPAAPVAEASAPAPPPRKEAPPRAPEPAAVAAAPASSAAENRVKTGENFLRVNVNLLDSLMRLAGELVLTRNQLVQNVNDRDLSSIEDATQRLSLITTDVQEAIMTTRMQPVGTVFTKFHRVIRDMSRTLGKEINLVLEGEEVDLDKTIIEAITDPLTHLVRNSADHGLETPEQRQKAGKNPVGTLKLSASHEAGQVNILVQDDGRGIDHERIKKKAAEIGLVEKSKLDKMSREELVRLIFAPGFSTADKVTDVSGRGVGMDVVQTNLAKLSGDIDVQTELGKGTTIRMKLPLTLAIIPSLIVDVELERCAIPQVNLEELVRVAPAEVKSRIETIGNAEVIRLRGELLPLVRLADVLGLSERTFEPEDGGERFPDRRRNIADRRGPQDGQPAADNPHRRLRGDRRRSALSSYNIAVVAAGEVKFGLIVDRFLDSEEIVVKPLGRHLKDCRAYAGATIQGDGRISLILDIPGISRIMNLSNVKEAAGQAASVRKTDSRRNAQTLLIVNNAPGEQFAVPLGLITRIERVGRRQIETLGNRRSLKYRGGSLPVVSIEDVARVNPREDLDHVPVIVFQIRGREVGLVVARLRDVVDVDVEIDQQTFHQEGILGSAIILGETTLLVDIFQIVRQALPEWSGENLAPVVEEGERTILVVEDSDFFRKHIKSFLEESGYRVLDAADGLLGFQELDEHAEEVCLVLTDIEMPNLDGVGLTEKIRKDGRFDRLPVIAVTSLAGEAAEKRGIEAGINEYMIKLDREQILDAIHRYVA, encoded by the coding sequence ATGGCTCCGATCGAAGATGATGAGACACTGCGTCTCTATATCGAGGAATCGCAGGAACACCTGAACGGGATCGAGAACGATCTGCTCAAAATCGAGGCGGACGGGGCGGAAATCGATCTTGACCTGGTGAACAAGGTATTCCGGGCCGTGCACTCGATCAAGGGCGGGGCCGGTTTTCTGGGCCTGGTCCAGATCAAGGAACTCGCGCACGCCTTGGAGAACATCCTCAACCTCATCCGCAAGAAAGAGCTCCTTCCCGAGTCCGAGGTGATGAACGTGATGCTTGAGGCGTTCGACCAGTTGACGCAGATGGTCGATTCGGCCCTTACAAGCAATGAGGTGGAGATCGCCACGATAATTGAGCGGCTTCAGCGGGCGCTTTCCAGGGAGCCGGTCCCGGCGCCGGAGGAAAAGAACCTGCTTTTCCGCGGCCCGGGTGGCGAGGAACTGTTCCAGTTGTCCGCGCAGGAGCTTAAAAACGCACAGCGCGGGGGCAAGGCGCTCTACCTGCTGTGCTACGATGTGGCGCTCGACCTGGAGGCGCGCGGCAAGTCGGCCGAGGGCGAGGCGTTGGGCATCGAGAGTGCCGGCACGCTTCTGGCCCGGCTTGTACGGGAGGACCAGGACGGGAGGCGGGTGCTGTACGCGCTGTACGCCACCGTGCTGGAGACGTTTTTCATGGACGAGCTGACCGGCCTCGCGGCCGGGAAAATATTCCTGTACGACGAGCATCTCCAGCTCAAAGACATTCCGAAAGAGGATTTCAAGGAAAGCTCATTCCCGGATGAACTTCCGGATGAACTGCCCTCCGCGGCCGCTCCGGCGCCCGAGCCCCCTGTCGTGGAGTCCCGGGTGCAGCCGGCGCCACCGGCCGCGCCGGTGGCAGAGGCGTCCGCTCCTGCCCCGCCGCCCAGGAAAGAAGCCCCGCCCCGCGCGCCCGAGCCGGCCGCCGTGGCCGCCGCTCCCGCCTCATCCGCCGCGGAGAACCGGGTCAAGACAGGGGAAAATTTCCTGCGGGTGAACGTGAACCTGCTCGACTCCCTGATGCGGCTGGCCGGCGAGCTGGTGCTGACCCGCAACCAGCTCGTCCAGAATGTCAACGACCGCGACCTGAGCTCCATAGAGGATGCCACCCAGCGGCTGAGCCTCATTACCACTGATGTGCAGGAAGCGATCATGACCACGCGCATGCAGCCGGTCGGGACCGTGTTCACCAAGTTCCACCGGGTCATCCGCGACATGAGCCGTACCCTGGGCAAAGAGATCAACCTGGTGCTCGAGGGTGAGGAGGTCGACCTGGACAAGACCATCATCGAGGCGATCACCGACCCGTTGACCCACCTGGTGCGCAACAGCGCCGACCACGGTCTCGAAACCCCCGAGCAGCGTCAGAAAGCGGGCAAAAACCCGGTGGGCACGCTCAAGCTCTCCGCCTCGCACGAGGCCGGCCAGGTGAATATCCTGGTGCAGGATGACGGCCGGGGGATCGACCACGAGAGGATCAAGAAAAAGGCGGCCGAGATAGGCCTGGTCGAGAAATCGAAGCTGGACAAGATGAGCCGCGAGGAGTTGGTCCGCCTGATTTTCGCCCCCGGTTTCAGCACGGCGGATAAAGTGACCGACGTTTCCGGCCGCGGGGTGGGCATGGACGTGGTCCAGACCAACCTGGCCAAGCTGAGCGGGGATATCGATGTCCAGACCGAGCTGGGCAAGGGCACGACCATCCGCATGAAGCTGCCGCTGACCCTGGCCATTATCCCCTCGCTGATTGTCGATGTGGAGCTGGAGCGCTGCGCGATCCCGCAGGTGAACCTGGAGGAGCTGGTGCGGGTGGCCCCGGCGGAGGTGAAAAGCCGGATCGAGACGATCGGCAACGCCGAGGTGATCCGCCTTCGCGGCGAGCTGCTGCCCCTGGTCCGTCTGGCCGATGTGCTGGGCCTGTCTGAGCGCACTTTCGAGCCGGAGGACGGCGGAGAGCGCTTTCCCGACCGCCGCCGCAACATCGCCGACCGCCGGGGGCCGCAGGACGGGCAGCCGGCTGCGGACAACCCGCACCGCCGTCTGCGCGGCGACCGCCGGCGCAGCGCGCTCAGCTCGTACAACATCGCCGTGGTGGCGGCGGGTGAGGTGAAATTCGGCCTGATCGTGGACCGTTTCCTCGACTCGGAGGAAATCGTGGTCAAGCCCCTGGGCCGCCACCTCAAGGACTGCCGCGCCTACGCCGGGGCCACGATCCAGGGCGACGGCCGTATCTCGCTGATTCTCGACATCCCGGGGATCAGCCGGATCATGAACCTGTCCAACGTGAAAGAGGCGGCGGGTCAGGCCGCGTCGGTGCGCAAAACGGATAGCCGCCGCAACGCCCAGACCCTGCTGATAGTCAACAACGCCCCCGGCGAGCAGTTTGCCGTGCCCCTGGGCCTCATTACCCGGATCGAGCGGGTGGGACGCCGCCAGATCGAGACCCTCGGCAACCGCCGCAGCCTCAAGTACCGCGGGGGCAGCCTGCCGGTGGTCTCCATCGAGGACGTGGCGCGGGTCAACCCGCGCGAGGACCTGGACCACGTGCCGGTGATCGTGTTCCAGATACGGGGGCGCGAGGTGGGGCTGGTGGTGGCGCGGCTGCGGGACGTGGTGGACGTGGACGTGGAGATCGACCAGCAGACTTTCCACCAGGAGGGCATCCTCGGCTCGGCCATCATCCTGGGCGAGACCACCCTGCTGGTGGACATCTTCCAGATCGTCCGCCAGGCCCTGCCGGAATGGTCGGGGGAGAACCTGGCCCCGGTGGTGGAGGAGGGCGAAAGGACGATCCTGGTGGTGGAGGATTCCGATTTCTTCCGCAAGCACATCAAGTCGTTCCTGGAGGAGTCGGGCTACCGGGTGCTGGACGCGGCGGACGGGCTGCTGGGGTTCCAGGAGCTGGACGAGCACGCGGAGGAGGTGTGCCTGGTGCTGACCGATATCGAGATGCCCAACCTGGACGGTGTGGGCCTGACCGAGAAAATCCGCAAGGACGGGCGGTTCGACCGCCTGCCGGTCATCGCGGTCACCTCGCTGGCCGGCGAGGCGGCCGAGAAACGCGGGATCGAAGCCGGGATCAACGAGTACATGATCAAGCTGGACCGGGAGCAGATCCTGGACGCCATCCACCGCTACGTGGCCTGA
- a CDS encoding chemotaxis protein CheW, which translates to MPKAAKIKATGKQLELAVIFVGDIVCGVETRLVKEINKNLNFTLVPGARRCIRGILNLRGQILTVIDLRDRLGLEPLPLDPSMRVVVISDRGEDIGLLVDGVADVVLGDERNLEPSPSNIDAVEGAFFTGILKMEDRLVAVLDIVEVLRFETMPPPDAAGHGPER; encoded by the coding sequence ATGCCGAAAGCCGCCAAAATAAAAGCCACCGGCAAACAGCTCGAGCTGGCGGTCATCTTCGTGGGGGACATTGTCTGCGGCGTCGAGACCCGTCTGGTCAAGGAGATCAACAAGAACCTGAATTTCACCCTGGTCCCGGGGGCCCGGCGCTGCATCCGCGGCATCCTGAACCTGCGCGGCCAGATCCTGACCGTGATCGACCTGCGGGACCGTCTGGGCCTGGAGCCTCTGCCGCTCGATCCGAGCATGCGGGTGGTGGTCATTTCCGACCGCGGCGAGGATATCGGCCTGCTGGTGGACGGGGTGGCGGACGTGGTGCTGGGGGACGAGAGGAACCTGGAGCCTTCACCCTCGAACATCGATGCGGTGGAGGGGGCTTTCTTCACCGGTATTCTCAAGATGGAAGACCGGCTGGTGGCGGTGCTGGATATCGTGGAGGTCCTGCGCTTCGAGACCATGCCGCCCCCGGATGCCGCAGGGCACGGGCCGGAGCGCTGA
- a CDS encoding methyl-accepting chemotaxis protein, which yields MASFKNLSIKWKVLSVSMLGLILLASVSAYWQIRDIHRQSVKAVEEKSRAVVLTLEATREEMANKLTLGVIKPFDQIDKANLLEAIPIITAINAARKNAEEAGYTFRVPKEQPRNPANEPDEMERKVLNELKSSNVPELAIEDKENVHYFRPIRLTRECLMCHGDPKGELDPVGGVKEGWKEGEIHGAFHIISSLAETKAMVAKARNNIILTAFVIVSLLSVVLLLVVSSVTRPLKKGVELARRIEEGDLTTDIQLDQSDEVGDLIKALNNMARNLRSVFSEVTSHAAALDSASTNLEALSSQLSDGANNMNVRSNTLATAAEEMSTNMGSVSSSAEQSTSNVNTVATAAEEMTATVNEIAQNTEKSRQVTSDAVRSVEKASGKVDELSRAASEITKVTEVIVEIAEQTKLLALNATIEAARAGEAGKGFAVVANEVKELAKQTNEATDDIRNKIETMRKSADSTVQEIELIHKVINDVNEIVVNIASAVEEQAATTRDIASNIGQAAAGIQDMTRNVTQAAEVSQSITTDILNVKQSSDELKNASDMLRYSSGELSHMGGALKKVVDRFRL from the coding sequence ATGGCCAGTTTCAAGAACCTCAGCATCAAATGGAAGGTGTTGTCGGTCAGCATGCTCGGACTGATTCTGCTGGCCTCGGTCTCGGCCTACTGGCAGATCAGGGACATCCACCGGCAGTCGGTCAAAGCGGTGGAGGAAAAGAGCCGGGCCGTGGTGCTCACCCTGGAGGCGACCCGCGAGGAGATGGCCAACAAACTGACCCTGGGGGTGATCAAGCCTTTCGACCAAATCGACAAGGCCAACCTGCTCGAGGCCATTCCCATCATCACCGCGATCAACGCCGCGCGCAAGAACGCCGAGGAGGCGGGCTACACGTTCAGGGTGCCCAAGGAGCAGCCGCGCAACCCGGCCAACGAGCCGGACGAGATGGAGCGCAAGGTGCTCAACGAGCTTAAAAGCTCCAACGTCCCCGAGCTGGCTATCGAGGACAAGGAAAACGTGCACTATTTCCGGCCGATCCGCCTGACCAGGGAATGCCTGATGTGCCACGGCGACCCAAAGGGCGAGCTGGACCCGGTGGGTGGAGTGAAAGAGGGCTGGAAAGAGGGCGAGATCCACGGCGCGTTCCACATTATCAGCTCGCTGGCCGAGACCAAGGCCATGGTGGCCAAGGCCCGCAACAATATAATCCTGACTGCGTTCGTGATAGTCTCGCTGCTCAGTGTGGTGCTGCTGCTGGTGGTTTCCTCGGTGACCCGGCCCCTGAAGAAAGGCGTGGAGCTGGCCCGCCGTATCGAGGAGGGCGACCTGACCACCGATATCCAGCTCGACCAGTCGGATGAGGTGGGCGACCTGATCAAGGCGCTCAACAACATGGCGCGCAACCTGCGCTCCGTGTTCAGCGAGGTCACAAGCCACGCCGCGGCCCTGGACAGCGCCTCGACCAACCTGGAGGCCCTCTCCAGCCAGCTTTCCGACGGGGCCAACAACATGAACGTGCGCTCCAACACCCTGGCCACCGCGGCCGAGGAGATGAGCACCAACATGGGCTCGGTCTCCAGTTCCGCCGAGCAGTCCACGTCCAATGTCAACACCGTGGCCACCGCGGCCGAGGAGATGACCGCCACGGTGAACGAAATCGCCCAGAACACCGAGAAGAGCCGTCAGGTCACCTCCGACGCCGTACGCAGCGTGGAGAAAGCCTCGGGCAAGGTGGACGAGCTCAGCCGCGCCGCCAGTGAAATCACCAAGGTGACCGAGGTGATCGTGGAGATTGCCGAGCAGACCAAGCTGCTGGCGCTCAACGCCACGATCGAGGCGGCCCGGGCGGGTGAGGCCGGCAAGGGCTTCGCCGTGGTGGCCAACGAGGTCAAGGAGCTGGCCAAGCAGACCAACGAGGCCACGGACGACATCCGGAACAAGATCGAGACCATGCGCAAGAGCGCCGACAGCACGGTCCAGGAGATCGAGCTGATCCACAAGGTGATCAACGACGTGAACGAGATCGTGGTCAACATCGCCTCGGCGGTCGAGGAGCAGGCGGCCACCACCCGCGACATCGCCAGCAACATCGGCCAGGCCGCCGCCGGCATCCAGGACATGACCCGCAACGTGACCCAGGCCGCCGAGGTCTCGCAGTCGATCACCACTGATATCCTGAATGTCAAGCAGTCGAGCGACGAGTTGAAGAACGCCAGCGACATGCTCCGCTATAGCTCCGGCGAGCTGAGCCATATGGGCGGGGCGCTCAAGAAAGTGGTCGACCGTTTCCGTCTCTGA
- a CDS encoding chemotaxis response regulator protein-glutamate methylesterase: MIRVLVVDDSILYRKTLKDILAGIEGVEVVGMASDGDEALQKIVLLKPDLVTLDVEMPGKSGLDVLRQLKRQPVETAVIMCSALTSSGAQTTIEALENGAFDFISKPDSPDRQRNTEEMRLQLKTKLAYFIARQKLRAITRAAPTVPAPAPVTPEPAVPVTTAKGVRKLEVVALGVSTGGPAALNRVIPMLPKDLALPVLVVIHMPPVFTATFAKGLDGKSQVRVLEAQEGQAVTPGTVYIAPGGKQMQAVRHYLTGRPVLHLTDDPPENFCKPSVDFLFRSVAELFGDRALGVIMTGMGADGVLGLKQMKRAGARVLAQDEKTCVVFGMPMEAIKAGVVDEVLPLDKIPERIAWLASLG, encoded by the coding sequence ATGATCCGTGTGCTCGTGGTCGATGATTCTATTCTTTACCGCAAGACCTTGAAAGACATCCTGGCTGGGATCGAGGGGGTCGAGGTGGTCGGCATGGCCTCGGACGGGGACGAGGCGCTGCAGAAAATAGTGCTGCTCAAGCCCGACCTGGTGACCCTGGACGTGGAGATGCCGGGCAAGAGCGGCCTGGATGTCCTGCGCCAGCTCAAACGTCAGCCGGTCGAGACCGCGGTGATCATGTGCAGCGCCCTGACCAGCTCGGGCGCGCAGACCACGATCGAGGCGCTGGAGAACGGGGCGTTCGATTTCATCTCCAAGCCTGACAGCCCCGACCGTCAGCGCAACACCGAGGAGATGCGCCTTCAGCTCAAGACCAAGCTGGCCTATTTCATCGCGCGCCAGAAGTTGCGGGCGATCACCCGGGCGGCGCCGACGGTTCCGGCCCCGGCCCCCGTCACTCCGGAGCCGGCGGTCCCGGTCACGACGGCCAAAGGGGTCAGGAAGCTGGAGGTGGTGGCCCTGGGAGTGTCCACCGGCGGACCGGCGGCCCTGAACCGTGTCATTCCCATGCTGCCCAAGGACCTGGCGCTTCCGGTGCTGGTTGTGATTCACATGCCGCCGGTGTTCACCGCCACTTTCGCCAAGGGTCTGGACGGCAAGAGCCAGGTGCGGGTGCTCGAGGCCCAGGAAGGGCAGGCGGTTACTCCGGGCACTGTCTATATCGCTCCCGGCGGTAAGCAGATGCAGGCCGTGCGCCACTATCTGACCGGAAGGCCCGTGCTGCATCTGACCGACGACCCGCCCGAGAATTTCTGCAAGCCCTCGGTGGATTTCCTTTTCCGCTCCGTGGCCGAGCTGTTCGGCGACCGGGCGCTGGGGGTGATAATGACCGGCATGGGCGCGGACGGCGTTCTGGGGCTGAAGCAGATGAAGCGCGCCGGAGCCCGGGTGCTGGCTCAGGACGAGAAGACCTGCGTGGTTTTCGGGATGCCGATGGAGGCGATCAAGGCGGGAGTCGTGGATGAGGTGCTGCCGCTGGATAAGATTCCGGAAAGGATCGCCTGGCTCGCCAGTCTGGGCTGA
- a CDS encoding protein-glutamate O-methyltransferase CheR encodes MLKVSAEELTLIASLVRDVTGIFLDQSKAYLVESRLGPVAEEFGCPNFKDLYFKARNDSQGKLVKRIIDSITTQETSFFRDRSPFDLFKFKLLPEMIDRAKKASPAGPWSMRIWSAASSTGQEAYSLAIAIREMLPDYLKWRISILGTDISDAAVTKASYARYTAFELERGFPQEKIHQYFKPVEQLWQVKDEIRAMASFRQLNLLQPFTSLGRFDLILCRNVAIYFSLEVRRNLFDRLAGQLSPDGCLLIGSTESLLGVSERYRRFEYNKAVFYKLAGAA; translated from the coding sequence ATGCTCAAAGTCAGCGCCGAGGAACTCACTCTCATCGCCTCCCTGGTCCGGGACGTTACCGGCATCTTTCTGGACCAGAGCAAGGCTTACCTGGTCGAGAGCCGTCTGGGACCGGTGGCCGAGGAATTCGGCTGCCCCAATTTCAAGGACTTGTATTTCAAGGCCCGCAACGACAGCCAGGGCAAACTGGTCAAGCGGATCATCGACAGCATCACCACCCAGGAGACCTCTTTTTTTCGGGACCGCAGCCCGTTCGACCTGTTCAAGTTCAAGCTGCTGCCCGAAATGATCGACCGGGCGAAAAAAGCCTCCCCGGCCGGACCCTGGTCAATGCGGATCTGGAGCGCGGCCAGCTCCACCGGCCAGGAGGCCTACAGCCTGGCCATCGCGATCCGCGAGATGCTGCCCGATTATCTGAAGTGGCGCATCTCGATCCTGGGCACGGACATTTCCGACGCTGCGGTGACCAAGGCCAGCTACGCCCGCTACACGGCGTTCGAGCTGGAGCGAGGGTTCCCGCAGGAGAAGATACACCAGTATTTCAAGCCCGTGGAGCAGCTCTGGCAGGTAAAGGATGAGATCCGGGCCATGGCCTCGTTCCGCCAGCTCAACCTGTTGCAGCCGTTCACCTCCCTGGGCCGGTTCGACCTGATCCTCTGCCGCAACGTGGCGATCTATTTCAGCCTGGAGGTCCGGCGCAACCTGTTCGACCGTCTGGCCGGCCAGCTCAGCCCGGACGGCTGCCTGCTGATCGGCTCCACCGAGTCCCTGCTCGGGGTGAGCGAGCGCTACCGCCGTTTCGAATACAACAAGGCCGTGTTCTACAAGCTGGCCGGCGCGGCCTGA
- a CDS encoding PilZ domain-containing protein, with protein MPARSKEQRSDERKEVREVVELIPDQNRLLALSFDVSSSGVQFRTREPLRMWIRMSSLGEAFVREAELAWVRKEVDGSMIYGLRLID; from the coding sequence ATGCCTGCACGTTCCAAAGAACAGAGATCGGATGAGCGCAAGGAGGTCCGGGAGGTGGTGGAGTTGATCCCGGACCAGAACCGCCTTCTGGCCCTCTCCTTCGATGTTTCGTCCTCCGGAGTGCAGTTCCGCACCCGCGAGCCGCTGCGGATGTGGATCAGGATGAGTTCGCTGGGGGAGGCTTTCGTACGGGAGGCCGAGCTGGCCTGGGTGCGGAAAGAGGTGGACGGGAGCATGATCTACGGCCTCAGGCTGATCGATTGA
- a CDS encoding dockerin type I domain-containing protein, producing MKNRWLIAAAGALAFLIVFPLLGQADRALAQAGGSATRYAEDLNRDGQVNYRDVVTLMNLCRQEVADSRADFNGDGRLGLLDALALVLRIARGDLHPVAPVLSDKWTVIGPGGGGAMFIPTVDPFDPAHALLRCDMTGAYVTFDDGASWKMFNLRTVVIDFEFDPSNRGVVYAANTALWRSEDGGKGWSLVWPAPADITLERMVGDHAEQSFLTTSGLPDAELDKVRVDPADGDHLLVGLGQWWNGPAKVMFSHDRGASWRTLAEVPGQQVLAIFPGSWWDKPEEALIVTDLACIRANEATGDTVSVSLPDLPVIDADGGKAPDGAAALYLLTTLRKSGQSFAGGMYRSLDAGASWTQIDSSLTNTSETPTYNTLGVCQEHPEVVYLSCTSFPTNRIGIFKTTDSGTSWKWSFCEDWSSYVTKNMTDAWLTREYGHGYEGAPWGLGVCPRDPNTCYGSSGRTFRTRDGGTTWQTVYSNDMGNNAWSSRGLDVTTCYGVHFDPFDSLHVFITYTDIGLFQSHDGGKSWVHATTGVDRDVINTCYWLDFDPDTPNLVWGVWSNWHDLPRMKMFNDNWPQARGVPMYSTDGGAVWHPSNYGAPGDAPYTHVLIDPKSPKDSRTLYLCAFGKGVYKSVDGGKRWASYSEGLGENRSAWRLVRAADSTLYLVVVRNGAERNVIPGALYRSTDGARSWHSLPLPEGVSGPNDLALDPTDNRIMYLSCWPWTDRSVYPSVERNGGLYRSLDGGATWVRVFNENAHVYAAVVDPDSPATVIINTFDSAAFRSDDRGESWRRIEGYDFKWGHRPILDPHHPGMLYLTTFGGSVFYGPAEGSSAADEGLLDWSSLWRWGR from the coding sequence ATGAAAAACAGATGGCTGATCGCTGCGGCCGGTGCGCTGGCTTTTCTGATCGTTTTCCCGCTCCTCGGACAGGCGGACCGGGCGCTCGCCCAGGCCGGGGGCTCTGCCACCCGCTATGCCGAGGACCTCAACCGCGACGGGCAGGTGAATTACCGGGATGTGGTTACCCTGATGAACCTCTGCCGGCAGGAAGTGGCGGACTCGCGGGCCGATTTCAACGGCGACGGCCGGCTGGGGCTGCTGGACGCGCTGGCGCTGGTGCTGCGGATCGCCCGCGGCGACCTTCACCCCGTGGCCCCGGTCCTGTCGGACAAGTGGACCGTGATCGGCCCGGGCGGCGGCGGGGCGATGTTCATCCCCACGGTCGACCCGTTCGACCCGGCGCACGCCCTTCTGCGCTGCGACATGACCGGCGCCTACGTGACCTTTGACGACGGGGCGAGCTGGAAGATGTTCAACCTGCGCACCGTGGTGATCGATTTCGAGTTCGACCCCTCCAACCGGGGCGTGGTCTACGCGGCCAACACCGCACTGTGGCGCAGCGAGGACGGGGGCAAGGGCTGGAGCCTGGTCTGGCCCGCCCCGGCCGATATAACCCTGGAGCGCATGGTGGGCGACCACGCCGAGCAGAGTTTCCTCACCACCAGCGGCCTTCCGGATGCCGAGCTGGACAAGGTGCGGGTCGATCCGGCGGACGGCGACCACCTTCTGGTGGGCCTGGGCCAGTGGTGGAACGGCCCGGCCAAGGTGATGTTCTCCCACGACCGCGGGGCGAGCTGGCGCACCCTGGCCGAGGTCCCCGGACAGCAGGTGCTGGCGATTTTCCCCGGCAGTTGGTGGGACAAGCCGGAGGAGGCGCTGATCGTGACCGACCTCGCCTGCATCCGGGCCAATGAGGCCACGGGCGATACGGTGAGCGTGAGCCTGCCCGACTTGCCGGTGATCGACGCGGACGGCGGCAAGGCCCCGGACGGAGCGGCGGCGCTCTATCTGCTGACCACCCTGCGCAAGTCGGGCCAGAGCTTTGCCGGCGGGATGTACCGCTCTCTGGACGCCGGAGCGAGCTGGACCCAGATCGACAGCAGCCTGACCAATACCTCCGAGACTCCCACCTACAACACCCTGGGAGTGTGCCAGGAACACCCGGAGGTGGTCTACCTGTCCTGCACCTCGTTCCCGACCAACCGGATCGGGATTTTCAAGACGACCGACAGCGGAACCTCGTGGAAATGGTCGTTCTGCGAGGACTGGAGCAGCTATGTGACCAAGAACATGACCGACGCCTGGCTCACCCGCGAGTACGGCCACGGTTATGAAGGCGCACCCTGGGGCCTGGGGGTCTGCCCGCGCGACCCCAACACCTGCTACGGCTCCAGCGGGCGGACGTTCCGCACGCGCGACGGCGGCACGACCTGGCAGACTGTCTACAGCAACGATATGGGCAACAACGCCTGGAGCAGCCGGGGACTGGATGTCACCACCTGCTACGGAGTGCATTTCGACCCCTTCGACAGCCTGCACGTCTTCATCACCTACACCGACATCGGCCTGTTCCAGTCGCACGACGGGGGCAAGAGCTGGGTCCACGCGACCACCGGCGTGGACCGGGACGTGATCAACACCTGCTACTGGCTGGATTTCGACCCCGACACCCCGAACCTGGTCTGGGGCGTCTGGAGCAACTGGCACGACCTTCCCCGCATGAAGATGTTCAATGACAACTGGCCCCAGGCCCGGGGCGTGCCGATGTACAGCACGGACGGCGGTGCGGTGTGGCACCCCTCCAATTACGGCGCTCCGGGGGACGCCCCCTACACCCACGTGCTGATCGACCCCAAAAGCCCCAAGGACAGCCGAACGCTCTACCTGTGCGCGTTCGGCAAGGGGGTGTACAAGTCGGTGGACGGCGGCAAGCGCTGGGCCTCCTACTCGGAGGGTCTGGGAGAAAACCGCAGCGCCTGGCGTCTGGTCCGCGCCGCGGACAGCACGCTCTACCTGGTGGTGGTGCGCAACGGCGCCGAGCGCAACGTGATCCCAGGCGCGCTGTACCGCAGCACGGACGGGGCGCGCTCCTGGCACAGCCTGCCCCTGCCCGAGGGGGTGAGCGGTCCCAACGACCTGGCCCTCGACCCCACTGACAACCGGATCATGTACCTGAGCTGCTGGCCCTGGACCGACCGCTCGGTCTACCCCTCGGTGGAGCGCAACGGCGGGCTGTACCGCAGCCTGGACGGCGGGGCCACCTGGGTGCGGGTGTTCAACGAGAACGCCCATGTCTACGCCGCGGTGGTAGACCCCGACAGCCCGGCCACGGTCATAATCAACACGTTCGACAGCGCCGCGTTCCGCAGCGACGACCGCGGGGAGAGCTGGCGCCGCATCGAGGGCTACGATTTCAAGTGGGGCCACCGTCCCATCCTCGACCCGCACCATCCGGGGATGCTCTACCTGACCACTTTCGGAGGGAGCGTGTTCTACGGCCCGGCCGAGGGAAGCTCGGCCGCGGACGAGGGTCTGCTCGACTGGTCCTCGCTCTGGCGCTGGGGGCGTTGA